From Dongia rigui, a single genomic window includes:
- a CDS encoding ABC transporter substrate-binding protein, translating to MNRLLASASIVALLALGACGEEKKEEAQSQAAPAATSEAASTATSEAAPAATSEAAAPAASEPKQGGSMIVTFKDDLPTLDPAIGYDWKNWSVIKSVFDGLLDYKPGTTEIVPDLAESFETSADGLTYTFKLRHGVKFHNGREMKAADVKYSLERMINPATQSPGAGYYSGIKGFAEFQSGSAKEVAGITTPDDYTVKIELTAPDATTLHLMALNFSFVVPKEEVEKSGADFGKKPVGTGAFKVTEWTSGQKIVLERNADYYRQGIPRLDKITFEIGQEPVVALLRLQKGEIDIAGDNVPPAKFTEVMNDPAMKDLVTMDDQLQTGYIAMNVNIPPFDKVEVRQAVNMAINKDRIVQLINNRAVPANQPLPPAMPGYDKAYKGYAFDVEGAKAKMKEAGLEGGVETDLYVMNTDPQPRIAQAIQQDLSNIGIKVNLKSLDMGTVIAAGGKKDGAPMIWSGGMAWIADFPDPSNFYTAILGCGGAVEGGWNWSWYCNKDLDKRAAEANAMTDPAKANERAAAWGKIFTDLMTDAPWAPIFNEKAVGIHSKRVAGPNGIFADPIHIPVNYDEVYATDGK from the coding sequence ATGAACCGTTTGCTCGCATCTGCATCGATCGTCGCCTTGTTGGCGCTGGGCGCCTGCGGCGAAGAAAAGAAGGAAGAGGCCCAGTCACAAGCGGCACCCGCCGCGACCTCTGAAGCCGCATCGACCGCGACATCGGAAGCGGCCCCCGCTGCAACATCGGAAGCAGCGGCACCCGCTGCGAGCGAGCCAAAGCAGGGCGGCAGCATGATCGTGACCTTCAAGGACGATCTCCCAACCCTCGACCCCGCCATCGGTTACGACTGGAAGAACTGGTCGGTGATCAAGAGCGTGTTCGACGGCCTCCTCGACTACAAGCCCGGCACCACCGAGATCGTGCCGGACCTGGCCGAGAGCTTCGAGACCTCGGCCGACGGCCTCACCTACACCTTCAAGCTGCGCCATGGCGTCAAATTCCATAACGGCCGCGAGATGAAGGCGGCCGATGTGAAGTACAGCCTGGAGCGCATGATCAACCCGGCAACGCAGAGCCCCGGTGCCGGCTATTATTCGGGCATCAAGGGCTTTGCCGAATTCCAAAGCGGGTCGGCGAAGGAAGTGGCCGGCATCACCACGCCGGACGATTACACGGTGAAGATCGAGCTCACCGCCCCCGATGCCACCACGCTGCACCTGATGGCCTTGAACTTCTCCTTCGTCGTGCCGAAGGAAGAGGTCGAAAAATCCGGCGCCGATTTCGGCAAGAAGCCGGTGGGTACCGGCGCCTTCAAGGTGACGGAATGGACCTCGGGGCAGAAGATCGTCCTGGAGCGCAATGCGGACTATTACCGCCAAGGCATCCCGCGCCTCGATAAAATTACGTTCGAGATCGGCCAGGAGCCGGTGGTGGCGCTGCTGCGTTTGCAGAAGGGTGAGATCGACATCGCCGGCGACAACGTGCCGCCCGCGAAATTCACCGAGGTGATGAATGATCCGGCGATGAAGGATCTGGTCACGATGGATGACCAGCTGCAGACCGGTTACATCGCCATGAACGTCAACATCCCGCCCTTCGACAAGGTCGAGGTCCGGCAGGCCGTCAACATGGCGATCAACAAGGACCGCATCGTGCAGTTGATCAACAACCGCGCGGTGCCGGCCAACCAGCCGCTGCCCCCCGCGATGCCGGGTTACGACAAGGCCTATAAGGGCTATGCCTTCGATGTCGAGGGCGCCAAGGCGAAGATGAAGGAAGCGGGCCTGGAGGGCGGCGTCGAAACCGACCTCTATGTCATGAACACCGATCCGCAGCCGCGTATCGCCCAGGCGATCCAGCAGGATCTCAGCAATATCGGCATCAAGGTGAATCTGAAATCGCTCGATATGGGCACCGTCATTGCCGCCGGCGGCAAGAAGGACGGGGCGCCGATGATCTGGTCGGGCGGCATGGCCTGGATCGCGGACTTCCCCGATCCTTCCAACTTCTACACCGCCATCCTGGGCTGCGGCGGCGCGGTCGAGGGCGGCTGGAACTGGTCGTGGTATTGCAACAAGGATCTGGATAAGCGCGCGGCGGAAGCCAATGCGATGACGGATCCAGCCAAGGCCAATGAGCGTGCCGCGGCCTGGGGCAAGATCTTCACCGATCTGATGACCGATGCGCCCTGGGCGCCGATCTTCAACGAGAAGGCGGTCGGCATCCATTCCAAGCGCGTGGCGGGTCCCAACGGCATCTTCGCCGACCCGATCCACATCCCGGTCAATTACGACGAAGTCTACGCGACCGACGGGAAATAG
- a CDS encoding ABC transporter permease, translating to MAGYLIRRIFQALLTLIGISIITFVILYALPADPARQVAGRTASVAQVEQVRHQLGLDRPIWAQYGIYLGKLATGDLGRSYVQRTQVSELIASRLPATLWLMLAAIGFELLIGLSIGTYAAFRRNSAMDQVVMLGAFVFVSAPQFLLGYTMLYVFAVWLGWFPIGGYGSLKQIVLPALTLGLLGGGWYARMMRSSVIEVLRQDYVRTARAKGLGKSRIIFRHIVPNAVLPIIAMIGIDIGAFMSGIVIVESVFGWPGIGQLTWQAIQQIDIPIIMGVTLVSACAIVLGNLLADLAAPLIDPRIRLK from the coding sequence ATGGCCGGCTATCTCATCCGCCGCATTTTCCAGGCGCTGCTCACCCTCATCGGCATCAGCATCATCACCTTCGTGATTCTCTATGCCTTGCCGGCGGACCCGGCGCGGCAGGTGGCGGGGCGCACGGCGAGCGTCGCCCAGGTCGAGCAGGTGCGGCACCAATTGGGCCTCGACCGGCCGATCTGGGCGCAATACGGCATCTATCTGGGCAAGCTCGCCACCGGCGATCTCGGCCGCTCATACGTGCAGCGCACGCAGGTTTCGGAACTCATCGCCTCGCGCCTGCCGGCCACCTTGTGGCTGATGCTGGCGGCCATTGGCTTTGAGCTCCTCATCGGCCTTTCCATCGGCACCTATGCCGCCTTCCGCCGCAACAGCGCGATGGACCAGGTGGTGATGCTGGGCGCCTTCGTCTTCGTATCGGCGCCGCAATTCCTGCTGGGCTACACCATGCTCTATGTCTTTGCGGTGTGGCTGGGCTGGTTCCCGATCGGCGGCTATGGCAGCCTGAAGCAGATCGTGCTGCCGGCGCTGACCCTCGGTTTGCTCGGCGGTGGCTGGTATGCGCGCATGATGCGCTCCTCCGTCATCGAGGTGCTGCGGCAGGATTACGTGCGCACGGCGCGCGCCAAGGGCCTCGGCAAGAGCCGCATCATTTTCCGCCACATCGTGCCCAATGCGGTGCTGCCCATCATCGCCATGATCGGCATCGATATCGGCGCCTTCATGAGCGGCATCGTCATCGTCGAATCCGTTTTCGGCTGGCCGGGGATCGGGCAGCTGACCTGGCAAGCCATCCAGCAGATCGACATCCCCATCATCATGGGCGTGACGCTGGTTTCGGCCTGTGCCATCGTGCTCGGCAACCTGCTGGCCGATCTCGCAGCGCCGCTGATCGACCCCCGAATTCGGCTTAAATGA
- a CDS encoding ABC transporter permease, whose product MIVAALLKRKLALLGLVIITVFVLAAVFAPLIAPYPPEQQFFEGLTLEGAPLPPNAQFWLGTDLLGRDLLSRLIYGARATLIVGVVANGVAIAIGAFIGVTAGYLRGAVGGGLMRFTDLMMAFPALLLAILLASMFQPSIWIVVMVIALVSWVQIARVVYAETISLSEREYVTAVRSVGASTPRILFRHILPHLMPTLIVWGTLGIATTSLFEAMLSYLGIGVQPPTPSWGNMVNENQTYFESAPWLVFFPGVAIGMLALSFNLIGDALRDILDPTLRGRH is encoded by the coding sequence ATGATCGTTGCCGCGCTGCTGAAGCGCAAATTGGCCCTGCTGGGCCTCGTCATCATCACCGTCTTCGTTCTGGCGGCCGTTTTTGCACCTCTGATCGCCCCCTATCCCCCCGAGCAGCAATTCTTCGAAGGCCTGACCCTGGAAGGGGCGCCGCTGCCACCCAATGCGCAATTCTGGTTAGGCACCGACCTCCTCGGCCGTGATCTGCTGTCGCGGCTCATCTATGGGGCGCGGGCGACGCTGATCGTCGGCGTGGTCGCCAACGGGGTGGCGATCGCCATCGGGGCCTTCATCGGCGTCACCGCGGGCTATCTGCGCGGGGCCGTGGGCGGCGGCCTGATGCGCTTTACCGATCTGATGATGGCGTTTCCGGCCCTGCTGCTCGCCATCCTGCTGGCCTCGATGTTCCAGCCCTCGATCTGGATCGTGGTCATGGTGATCGCGCTGGTGAGCTGGGTGCAGATCGCGCGCGTGGTCTATGCCGAGACGATTTCGCTCTCGGAACGTGAATATGTGACGGCGGTGCGCTCGGTCGGCGCCTCGACGCCGCGCATCCTCTTTCGCCACATCCTGCCGCATCTGATGCCGACCCTCATCGTCTGGGGAACGCTCGGCATCGCCACCACGTCGCTGTTTGAGGCGATGCTCTCATATCTTGGCATCGGCGTGCAGCCACCGACCCCCTCCTGGGGCAACATGGTCAATGAGAACCAGACCTATTTCGAAAGTGCGCCTTGGCTGGTGTTCTTTCCCGGTGTCGCTATCGGCATGCTGGCGCTGTCCTTCAACCTGATCGGCGATGCGCTGCGCGATATCCTCGACCCCACGCTGCGGGGGCGTCACTGA